TCACCAGGGTCAGCCCGCGCGATCGCACGCCGCCGTCATTCACTTCGCCCATGCCGGTGACGAGCTGGCCGACGACCGGCAGGCGATAGGGCGGCGGGCCGCTGTCCAGCGTCTCGCGGTCGGGGGCGGGGGCACCGGCCTGGTCGGGGCGGGCGGGGCGCAGCACCGGGCCGGACAGTTGCGCCAGGCGATCGCGCAGGTCGCTCGCCACCTCCAGCTGGTCCATCAGGTCGACAATGTCGCGCGCCTTTTCGCCCAGTGCCAGCGCGCGTTCGCTCTCCAGCCCGGCATTGGCGCGATAGTCGCGGGCGGCGACGCGCTTTTGCGTTTCGAGTTGGCGCAGCGCGGCCTGGCGATCGGTGAGGGCGCGGCGGCTGTTTGTCAGGGCGTCGGCGGCCTGCTGCGCGGTGGCGCGGATCGCGCGGCTGCGGTCCAGCTCGGCGCGCAGGCCGGCGGTGCGCTGCTCGATCACCGGCAGCACCTGTCCCAGCACCGCGCGCATATGGACGGCGTCGCTGATCGATCCGGGCTGGACGAGGGCAAGGGCGAGCGGGCGGCGGCTCATCATCTGCAGCGCGGCGGTCAGGCGCACCACCGGTTCCTGCCTGGCGGCGAGGCGCGCGGCCTGGGCGCGCTGCATCCGGGCGATGATGGCGATGCGCGCCTGGGCGGCCTGCACATCGGCCTCGGCCTGCTGGATGCGGGCGGCCATGGCGGCGGCGCGGCGGCCGGCCTGTTCGGCCTCGTCACGGGCCATGCCGGCCTGACGCTCCAGCCGGACCGATCGGTCGGCGGCCTCGGCCGACTGGCTGCGTGCATCGCGCAGGGCCTTCTGCTCCTGCGCCAGGGTCGTGCCGGCGGTACCGGACAGGATGATGGCACTGTCGTCGCTGGCGGGCAGGCGCGTAGCGGCGAGGGTCACGAGGCCCGCCAATGTCATGCTTGAGATGATGTTGCGCTTCAACCGCTTGTCCCGCCCGATAGGGCTTTGACTAGGCATAACTGCCCTGTCTGTCGAGCCTCAGCCTTCGCGGTGATAGGGGTGGTTGGCGAGAATGGAGCAGGCACGCCACAGCTGTTCGGCCAGCATGGCGCGGGCCATCATGTGCGGCCAGGTCATGGCGCCAAAGGCGATCAGCAGGTCGGCATTGGTCCGTTCGGCATCGTCGAAGCCGTCGGCCGCGCCGATCAGGAAGCGGATCTCGCGCGTACCGGTGTCGCGCCAGCCCTCGATCCGCCGGGCAAAGTCCATCGAGGCGAGCTGCTTGCCCTTCTCGTCGAGCATGACCGTGACGGTACCGGGGCCGATGGGCGGCAGCTTGCCGCCCCGGTCCGGCATCTCGGTGATCTTGTGCGGCATGGTCAGCCGCTTGACATAGCGGTCGACCAGATCGGCTTCGGGCGATCGCCCGATCTTGCCGCGCGCGATGATGTGGAGGAGCATGGCTCCTCCCTAGCCTGTCATCGCGCCCATGTCGAAGGGCGCGACGGCAAGGATCAGGCGTTACCCGCGACCGGCGCGTCGACGAAGCCCCACATCCGTTCCAGATTGTAGAAGCTGCGCACTTCCGGCTTGAACAGGTGGACGATCACGTCGCCGGCATCGATCAGCACCCAGTCGGCGACCGGCAGGCCCTCGACTCGTGCGGAACGACCGGTTTCCTTCTTGATGCGTTCGGCCAGATGCTGGGCGATCGCCGC
The sequence above is drawn from the Sphingobium sp. AP49 genome and encodes:
- a CDS encoding peptidoglycan DD-metalloendopeptidase family protein, which codes for MKRNIISSMTLAGLVTLAATRLPASDDSAIILSGTAGTTLAQEQKALRDARSQSAEAADRSVRLERQAGMARDEAEQAGRRAAAMAARIQQAEADVQAAQARIAIIARMQRAQAARLAARQEPVVRLTAALQMMSRRPLALALVQPGSISDAVHMRAVLGQVLPVIEQRTAGLRAELDRSRAIRATAQQAADALTNSRRALTDRQAALRQLETQKRVAARDYRANAGLESERALALGEKARDIVDLMDQLEVASDLRDRLAQLSGPVLRPARPDQAGAPAPDRETLDSGPPPYRLPVVGQLVTGMGEVNDGGVRSRGLTLVTQAGAQAVAPTAGRIAFAGPYRGYGQILIIDHGQGWTTLITGLHRVTAQVGETVRQGDPVGLTAAQGRPTVTIELRRNGRPVDIVPLVGLG
- a CDS encoding 23S rRNA (pseudouridine(1915)-N(3))-methyltransferase RlmH, which encodes MLLHIIARGKIGRSPEADLVDRYVKRLTMPHKITEMPDRGGKLPPIGPGTVTVMLDEKGKQLASMDFARRIEGWRDTGTREIRFLIGAADGFDDAERTNADLLIAFGAMTWPHMMARAMLAEQLWRACSILANHPYHREG
- the rsfS gene encoding ribosome silencing factor → MTNLAPANDTAPAADSVAALHALVMQSLDDDQAQETISIPLEGKSSIADHMVIASGRSSRQVAAIAQHLAERIKKETGRSARVEGLPVADWVLIDAGDVIVHLFKPEVRSFYNLERMWGFVDAPVAGNA